The nucleotide window CCCATTATAGCGTCTAGGTCTGCAACATACAAAAAAGTTCTAGCCAGCTTCTCTTTGAAGGCTCTAGCCACTTGTATCGGGTTAGATGAATCTACTAGTACGCTTTTTATCGGTTTGTAGTGGTGCCTTTCACCAGCAACCGCGTGCACAACTTCTCCTCCTAAAATGTCTATGACAGGGATCACCTTCACGCCCTCGTAGTCAATAAAAGGGGTTTTAAAATAGTATGTTGATGCATCCGTAGTGAATAGGTAGACGATCAGTTGGACGTTGGTGTAGTAGAATACTTAAGCGCCTATGCACCGCATTTAGATGATGAGCTGCTTCTAGAAGGCTACGCCATGCTCAAATCAGCTATCGAAGATTTCGCCACCCTCGGCGCTTCAGTAAAGACCATCCTCGACCGAAGACTGAAGCCAGAGTTCCTGTCGGCTGAGGTAGTCTGGTGCTCTGATGAAAGTGAGTTTGAGCGAGGACTTGCTTCGCTCTCAGAGAGTGTTGACCATCTTCTTCTAATAGCCCCAGAGCACATCCTCCCAACGCTACTAGAAGAATTAGATTCACCTAAACTCCTAAACTCTACACCAGACTCTATCCGTGAAGTCTCAGATAAATGTAAGTTAGCTAAGAGGTTGGCTCAGATCGATGTAGATGCTCCTGAATCAAGGTGCTTTGAGGCTGGTGTTGATACAGAGGCTTTGAGGTCTGCCTCCAGAGAGATCGGGTATCCGATTGCTATAAAGCCTACGATGGCCGCTGGCTGTGAGGGGCTGAGTGTAGTGTATGGTGAAGAAGGGCTTGAAGCAGCATACGCAAAAGCTTGCCAAAGAGACCCAAGAGGTAGCGTCATCATACAGAAGTGGTATGAAGGGGTTCCAGCCAGCGTCAGTCTCATTGTATCTGAGCGTAACATACAGCCCCTATCACTTAACAGACAGATCGTAAAAATCGGCGCCCTTCAAGAAAATTCGGCTTATCTTGGTGGCATCGTCCCACTACCCCATCACCTAAGCAAAGAAGCATTAACCGCAGCATCAAAGGCTGTAGCCGCCTTCCACGGCTTAAAAGGGTATGTAGGCGTAGACCTAGTTCTTACAGACAGAAAGCCTATTGTGCTGGAGATCAACCCCCGTCTAACGGTATCATACTTGGGTTTATGCCGCGTTTTAGAGGGTGGTGTGGCTAGAACGATGGTCAACGAAGCCCCTACGAAAACCGACCAGAAACCCGTTTTCAAAGGGTTTGCAAGCTTCATAAAAGCATCTCTACCCACAAGCGCTAAAGTAGAGGGTGCTGAAGTGATCCGCAGCCCCATTAGAGGGGGTAGCGAGAGGTGCTTCATCTTGGTCCAAGGCGTTAGTTACTTAGATTCGCTTAGCCGCTTGAAAGGCGTTGTTAGCGGCTGCTCAGCAGAGGTGGATGTTGACCTTGCTGATCTTGGCGCTTGATGTGGGTGGTGTAAATATTAAGGCTGCTGTGATAAAGATTGGAGAACCCCATAGGCTACTAGGGTTCTGCACACACTACTTCCCGATATGGAAGGTTGGAAAAGAGAAGTTATGTGATGCGCTGAATCAAGTCGACAAAACCCTTGGTTTAGACTGTGATGCGGTAGCATTAACTATGACCGCTGAGTTATCGGACGCCTACCAGACCAAGCGTGAAGGTGTTGAACATATTGTAGATGTTGTTCAGAAGATTTATCGAGGTAAGCCGATCTATGTGCTGAGTACTAGCGGCAGCTTCTTTGACGCAGAGACTTCTATTAAAGCTCCTTTAGAAGTGGCTGGGGCGAATTGGGTAGCGACCGCTTGGTTAGCTGGTACTCTTCTAAACAGCTGCATCATGATCGATGTTGGAAGCACAACCACAGACATAATACCCGTGCTTAAAGGGAGGGTTGCTGCGAAGGGTAGGACCGATCTTGAGCGGCTTCAAAGCGGAGAACTGGTCTATACAGGTGCCCTCAGAACAAACCTCGCCGCGTTAACTAGAAGGGTCCCTGTAAACGGTGTCTTGACACCTGTCTCAGCAGAATACTTCGCCTCAACAGGCGATGTGCACCTAATACTAAAACACATCTCGGAAGACGAGTTTACGGTTGAGACAGCTGACGGTAGGGGGAGGAGCATAGGTGAAGCATACGCTAGGCTAGCTAGGATCGTTTGCGCTGATGTAGAGATGTTGAGCAGAGAGGCGCTTGATAAGATAGCGAGGTACCTATACAAGGTTCAGCTGAAGCAGATCGTAGGCGCCTTAAACAAGGTCCTAACTAGGTTAGAGGAGAAGGGTGTCAAAGTGGAGAGTTGCTTAACCTTTGGTATAGGTAGGCGCTTTCTAGCCAAACCAGCAGCAGCGAAACTCGGATTAAGAGCGTTTGAGCTCTCTGACCTCACCACACTGAAGCCAAGCATACCAGAAACCGCCGCAGCCCTCGGTTGGCTCCTAGCATCTAAATTGGGTGGCGAAGCAGAGCTATGTATGTAGTGGTGAAAGTCGGGGGCAGCTTAGAGCCGCATAAATCTGCGCTCACCAAACTTATGCACACATTAGTTAAATTGGCTTCAAAGCACGCAATAATCGTCGTGCCTGGCGGTGGAAGTTTTGCTGATAAGGTTAGGGAGGCTGCATCAACCTACAATCTTAGCGATCTGGTTGCGCACAGGATGGCTATACTAGCGATGGATCAATATGGGCTGCTACTCAGCTGCTTAGATGAGCGATGCACCTACACCCACTCACTAACAGAAGCTAAGGAAGAAGCTTCTAAAGGCTCGGTCCCCATCTACCTTCCATCACGCGAGCTGTTCTTCGACCAAACTCTTGAGGCAAGCTGGGACGTAACATCAGACTCTATCGCCGCTTACACAGCGTGGCGATGCTGCTCAAACCTAGTTGTACTCCTCAAGGATGTTGATGGTGTGTTCACAGCCGACCCTAAGAAGAATTCTGGAGCCAAGCTGATTCGTAGTATGAGCGCATCGGCTCTACTTGGCTACGGCTGCGTCGATAAAGCACTACCAACCTATATCCAGCGTTTTAACATCGTATGTTGGGTTCTGAATGGTTTAAAGTGTGGTAGGTTAAGTAGCCTCTTAACGGTAGGTAGAGCAGTCGGGACTAAGATTACACCTTGAAGGGTAGATGGGTCTTCAAACCTATTCGGACAAGGTATTGGAAGCCTAAGACCAACTATCTAGACGCAATATGGAGGGCTACTAAAAATGTTGTGGGAGAGGGAGATATCATAGTTATCTCAGAGAAAGCCATCTCAACAGCTAAGGGTCTCATAGTGGATGAAAGCAGGATCAAACCTACATTCTCAGCCCGCCTCATCGCCGCACTCTGGATGCGGGTAATCTGGGGCTACTTCCTTGCCTACCTCTGCCACCTAAAGCCGAAGTCGATCCAAAGGCTCAGAGCATACCCCATCTACGAGGGCGCCAAGCATAAGCAGCTAGCACTATCTTACGCAGGTCTACTCCAAGCGCTCAGACACGGATCTGAAGGCGGCATAGATGTCAGCAACCTACCGTACTCATATGCTTGTCTACCGCTACCAGACCCGCAGAAAGAAGCTGAGGAAATTGGGCGCTTCCTAGAGAGCAGAGGCATAAAGGGCGTCTCAATAATGATCGTAGATACAGACATGACCTACACCATAGGCTCACTTCACCTATCGCCTAGAAGAACCTCTATACCACAAATTAGAGGGGCGGCTGGAGGCTTCCTAACCTACCTCATATGCAGAATGCTCAAAGGCAGACCAAGAGCAACGCCACTAGCGCTCTGGGGCACAGACATCAGCGTAGAAGATGCTTTGATGTTGGCTGAAGCCGCACACCACGTAAGAGGTTCTGGAGCTGGTAGAACCGCTTGGGACGCTTCAGAAAGATTCGGCGTTGGGTTAGGGGAGGTGAGCTGGGATATGCTCGACTCCATACCACACTACCCCCTAGTCATCTGCAGACGTCTCCGTTAAACGGTAGATAGGTCTTTAGGGTGAACCCTCTCTATTAGAAAACTTTATCGTATTCTTTATCTTCGCTAATTATCTTCGGTATACGGTGTTTAAGCATCGTTGCTACATTTATCGCATCCTTCGGACGCTTAATCGGAGTTATCTCTATGAGTTCAAGGGCTTTCTCGAAGATGGTTAGGTCTACCTCATATTTCCTAATCTTAGTCATCTTCAGATAGTCAAGTATGGCACGTAGAGCTGTTGATATAGAGGTGAGTTTAGAAAGGATAAAGAACACCTCTTCTAGCGTTTTTAGGCTGGTCGCAGCGCTAATTTCTCCCTTAGCCGCTTGGGTTACCGCGTTTAGGCACTCTTCGTGATATTCTGCACTTTCATCAATAGCGTGGATAAGTGTTTATGAATCTAAGAAATAGGTTGGTTGTCTTCTGCTCAAGAGTTATCCCGGTTAAGGAGATGTTTTAACCGCTCTTCGTCGCCCCGCTTTTTCAACTCCTCTGCAGATAACCCTAACGAGACTGTTTCCGACAACTCTCTTAAGTCTTGTATCGGATCTTCAGGAACTTTGTGTATGTGGAGAGTTAATCGCTCCCCCTCAACCATTATTATAGCTTCGTCTCCTTCACTTATCTCATAGGCTTCACGTAGCTCCTTTGGTAACACAATCCTCCTTTGCTTGCCACCCCTCACCTTGTATAATTGCGTCAATAGCGTCCTCTATGTCCCCATAAAGATCTTGTGGCATTAATAAGCCTTTTTGCATCAAGAAACGCATATGTTTGATGTTGTTAAGGTGGTTTCTTCTGCACATACCTGTAGTTACGCATACTCCCATTTCTCGTCAGTATACCTTCTCTGACAAGGTCGGTTAGGGTGTGTGAGACGGCTGTTTTGTCGTAGTGGTAGCCTCTCCTACTTAGCTCAACATCAACATCTGAGAGGGTGCGCTCTTGGAGGAAGTAGCCCTCCCGCCAAAGGTCTTCGATCAAAGATTTGCATGTTACCGCTCCGCTCCTCTCACGTCGAGGCATCTCTTCTTGGATCGCTGCTTCTGGTATGCTTGACAGCACAGCCTTAACTGCCTTTTCAACCTCTTCTGCGGAGCAGCTGATTTCTACCTCCCAGCCGCCCTTTTTCAACTTGACCGTTATCTTCTTTTGCTCTTCTGTCATCGTCTCATCCATCTTGTTGTTTATTGTTGTTCAAGTTGCGCAACATTTATATCCCCAACTTGCCCTAACTATTGTTGCTCAAGATGAACAACCAATTAAACCTTACTTCAACAACACTCCTAAAGGACTTAAACACCCTACTTGACGAACTCATCGCAAGCATAGGAGGAAACCTAGCAGAGCAAGAAGCCGAGCTAGAGCGCAATATACAGCCAGTCAGAATACCCAAGCAGGGCACACCACAAAAAGTTGCGAGCCTAGATTCGACCTGCATAACATTAGCGAACACAATCGACAGCCTAACTCTAGCGGCAAGAGCCACTATCGTGACGAACCTAGAGAATCGAGCATATAGCTGTGTGAGAAGTAGTCCCATAGTTAGGGAGTTCAGCAACTTGGAGTCAAGCAGCTTCCTACTAACCCAAGAGCGTGCGGAGAGCATACTGAGATCTGCGCTCGAGCTCTGTCTTGTAAAGAGGCTTGTAGAGGAGCGGCAGATTCACATGATCTTCGTTGATGGTGTGTTAGATGAACCTATGGGAAGCCCCTTCAGAGAATTCAAACGGAGATTAATAGCCGAAGCTTTGGCTGCGAATATAGATCTCGTAGGTTTTTCAAAGGAGAGCCGCCTAACCTCAATACTAGCACTACTATCACAAGCCTACAACATACCTGAGGATCCTTGGTTTGCCTATGTCTCTCCTCTTAGTTTAGTTTGCGGGGGTGATGGAAGCGGGGTTTATGTAGCTAGGTTGGCTGAGATGGCACTCACAATTAGGGTGGATTTGGTTAGTAGGAGGTTTGCTGAAGATGTCTTTGCAGACCTACTCGTATCAGATAATCACTACCGAGGTTACCCTGAGTCTCTAAGGCTAGCACACCACCTAACAGTCTTCACAGGCCTCGAGGCTCTAACACTTAAGGCAGCGACGAAGAAGGTTGAGTCTCCTTTGATTGAGCTCGGAGGTAGGCGGGCACTCCTCCTAGGCTCAATAAAACCTAGGTGAACTGAAGTGAAGGTTGTAGAGAAGAACGGCGGCGAAATACACATCATAAGCAGAAGACCTGTTGATGTGCAGATCGGAGACTTCCTAGTAATTTGGGACTCTCTTAGGCGCTCATCTCTAATAGTTCAAGTCATCGAAGAGACCTATTTGAATGTAGAGGGTGCTCTTCTGGAGGCTATTAGAGAAGAAGTTCTAGAAGCAGATGTGCAGGTTGATGAGGAGCCATCGAGCTTCACTTCACTTTCAAACACAGTCAGAGACCTTATTCTGCTGAGATGCAAGATAAGGGGCTCTGTAAGATCAGGCTGCTATATGCCGGGTATTGAGCACCTCCCTTCACGTGTATCTTCTAGAGTCGAACCTATCCCAGTAAATCGGCTGCTCGAATCCATTCACCAATCCTCAAGTAGACTAGTATACTTGGGTAGAGCCGGTCAACAATCACCCTTCAGCATACCCCTCGAATCTTTAGATGGCGCGTTAACAATAATCACAGGCAAAAAGGGCTCAGGTAAGTCGCATCTAGCAAAGCTTCTAATAAGAGAGCTTATTCAAAACCATGCAAAGGTTGTTGTGCTCGACATAAACGACGAATACAAGGGAATAGGTTACCATCGAGACGGCACACCTTCACCCATCTGCGATAGGGTACTGAGGCTTGAGCCCTCTAAAAACCTAAGATTTACACTAGACTACATAGGGAAAAAGGGGATATCTGACATACTCTGCCACGCCCTAGACCTACCCACAACCTCACTCAGAGAATTTTTAAGAATATGGGATGAATTGGCCGATTACGGTAGGCTAACACTAACAGATCTAATCGAAACTACATTGAACAGAAGAGGTAACGAACACGTCAAAGAAGCCTTAATATCGAGACTCCTAACCCTAGCCTCATCAAACCTGATAACAGAAGAGCAGGAGCTAGCGAGCACATTCGAGGACCTCTTCTCCACGATCGATGAGGGAGGGGCGCTCATCATCGCACTTAATCGATCTACGCAGATTCTCAGAAGGATTGTAGTGGAGTTCATCCTCTCAAAGCTTACTCATCTTTTAGAGCTGGGTAAGATTTCGCCTTGCTTCCTCTTCGCTGAGGAGGCGCACCTCTATCTCAGGGAGACGTATTGGGAGGATATTGTTACAAGGATGAGGCACCTAGGTCTGTTTACAACACTCATCACCAACCAGCCTGATGCGATTAAAGATTGTGTGTATAGGCAGGTTGATAACATCTTCATCTTCAACTTCTCTAGCGAGAAAGATCTAGAGGCGATAGCGAGAGTGAGTATGATCGATGGAGACACGCTGAAGGCTATAGTCAAATACATACCACCAAGGTTCTGCTTAGCGGTAGGTCGACTTACAGGCAACTTACCGGTCTTGTTCAACTGCGCTGAAGCAGATATGTTAACATACGGTGAAACAAAGCTCTTTTTTCCAACACTCACATTAAAACAAAGGAGTTCGACAGAAATATAAAGTTGGTTTGTCGATAGACGAATAGATGATGCAGAGTGACGAGATTACATTAAGAATTGCCGGTTCAATAGTTATGAGCGAGAATCCAGCAGCAACCCTAAAGTCGTGGAGGCAGAGGCTGAATATTCGGCAAGCAGCGCTAGCCAAAAAGATGGGGGTCTCACCTTCTGTGCTCAGCGACTACGAAAACGGTAGACGTCCTTCGCCAGGCATAGCCTTCGTAAGAAGGTATGTTCAAGCCCTCGTCGAATTAGCTAACGTGACGCGCAACATAGATCTACTTAACCAGCAGGTTTTGAGCAGTGAGCTTGAGCCGATTCTGGTTCTGGGGGAGTATGCTGCTCCGGTTAAAGCATCTGAGGTTGTTGAGGCGCTGAAGGCCGAGGTTTTAACTGGTTCAGAGATGTTAGATTGGAGCATCTGCGGCTACACTGTGCTCGATAGCATCAGAACCATATATGCTCTCTCTGGCTTCGGCTTCTATAGGATCTTCGGCTCAACTACGGAGCGTGTTTTGGTATTTACGAAGGTCGGCTTGGGAAGATCCCCGCTGGTCGCCATAAGGGTTTCGCAACTCAAACCGAGAATGGTTATACTACACGGACCTAAGGTGGTTGACCCATTAGCCATAGAGTTGGCCAAGCGTGAGAGAATCATACTAGGCTTAGCACGCAACATAGGCGAATCTGAAATAGCTTCAAAGCTGCAGGAACTAGATAAAACCAAACCCATTTAAGCTGAAATATAACCACCTACCCATTTAATCATAGATGCCCCGTCTCCGCATATTGATCAAAGGTGTCGTGCAAGGTGTAGGATTTCGCCCATTCGTCTACCGAGCGGCATCTGAGAGGGGTCTTAAAGGTTATGTGAAGAACCTAGGCGATGGTACGGTAGAGGTTGTGGTTGAGGGCGGAGACGGGGCTGTCAACTCCTTCTTAGACGATCTTCAGCATAAAAGACCCCCTCTATCCAAGATCTATGAGCTGAAAGTTTTTGAAGAGGAGAGCAACACCCCTCTAACTGGCTTCACCATATTAGAGAGCTCGAGGGCGGGGTTTGAAAGCGGCTCTATAATACCAGCAGACGTCTCCATCTGCGACAGTTGCCTCCAAGAGCTCTATGACCCAAATAATAGGCGGTTCAGATACTTCTTCATCACCTGCACAGACTGCGGACCCAGATTTACCACAATAGAAGCTATGCCTTACGATAGACCCAACACAACCATGTCGGACTTCCCGATGTGCGAAGAATGCAGACGTGAATACACAGACCCCACGAATCGACGCTTCCACGCCCAGACTATTGCCTGCAGCATCTGTGGTCCACAAGTTTATCTTGTTGATAGGAGCGGAGAATTCGTAGACTGTAGAGACCCTATAGAAGAGGCGGCTAAGCTGATAGACGAAGGGAAGATAGTTTCGGTGAAGGGTAACGGTGGCTTTCACCTCGCATCAGCAACAACCAACTCAGAACCGATCTTGAGGTTGAGGAGGAGCAAACATCGGGCACAGAAGCCCTTCGCGATAATGGCCAAGAGCTTAGATGTGGTGAAGACGTTTGCGGTTGTGTCGAAGAAAGAGGAGGAGCTTCTTACATCCCACATAAAACCCATAGTGCTTTTGAGGAAGAGTGACTCCTACTACCTATCTGAAGAGATTGCGCCCGGTCTACATAATATAGGCACGATGCTACCCTATACAGCTCTCCACTCACTTCTCTTGAACGCAACTAAGGAGCCTGCCCTTGTTATGACGAGCGCCAACCCATCTGGTGAACCTATAATAGTTGATAACGAGGAGGCAGTGGAGCGGCTTAAAGGTGATGTGGATTACCACCTACTACACAATAGGAGAATAGCGCATAGATGCGACGACTCGGTTGTGAAGGTCATCGAAGAGCAACCCTCTCTGATCAGAAGGTCAAGAGGATACGCACCAGAGCCTGTTGAGCTACGCTTCCAACCAAAAGAGTCGGTGCTGGGCTTAGGCGGTGAACTTAATGTCGCATCTTGCGTAAACGTGGCGCATAGAGCATACCTAACGCAACACATAGGTGACATCGAGCACCACAGCACCTATCTCTTCCTCAAAGAAGCAGTCAACCATCTAACAAAACTAGTTAGAGCAGAGATCGGTAAAGTGGCTTGTGATCTACACCCAGCCTACCTAACCACGAGGCTCGCCGAAGAACTAGTCAAAGAAAGAGGGCTGCCTTTGATCAGAGTGCAGCACCACCACGCACACATAGCCTCTGTGATGGCAGAATACGGTTTAGAGGAGGCGGTAGGAATCTCTGTAGACGGCGCTGGCTACGGTGCTGATGGTACCATCTGGGGCGGCGAAGTGCTCTACTGCACATACGCCAACTACAGACGCCTAGCACACCTACAACTTCATCCTCTTCCAGGAGGGGATCTAGCCACAAAGTATCCTATCAGAGTAGCAGCAGCGATACTATTACACTCAAACCACCACGAAGCCTGGCTGAGATCGGTAGCCGATAAACTGCCCTATGGTGTGAAGGAGGCTGAGGTTATCTTGAGGATGCTCGAGCAGAAGCATATGCCGATGACCTCGAGCTGCGGCAGAGTTTTGGATTCAGTTGCAGCCATCTTGGGAATCTGCTACGAGCGAACCTACGAGGGTGAACCTGCTATGAAGCTAGAGGCAGCGGCTGTGGGTGGTTGTGATGTGCTGAAGATGGAGCCCTTAATAACCTCAAATATTCTGCAAACCTCTAATATGGTGGAGGCAGTGCTTGATAACATAGGGAGGTATAGGGTGAAAGACTTAGCGTATTCGGCAGAAGAGTATTTGGCTAAGGGCCTCGCATACCTAGCTGTGGAGGCGGCTGAAGAACTAGGGGTGAAGAGTATAGCGTTGTCGGGCGGTGTAGCCTACAACCAGCACATCACAACAACCATCAAAAAGATTGTTAACAAGACACAACACAGACTCTACACCAACGTACTAGTTCCACCAGGAGATGGGGGTCTATCCCTTGGGCAGGTTGCGGTTGCTTGCCACATCTAAGCATAGTGAGGTGGTGAGATAGTTTGTGTCTGGCTGTGCCTGGTAAGGTGTTAAGTAAGGAGGGTACACACGCTAAGGTCGATTTCGGTGGAGGTATAGTGCGTGATGTAAACATCTCGTTGGTTGATGTTGAAGTTGGGCAGTATGTGGTTGTGCACGCTGGATTCGCTATCCAAGTTATGAACGAAGAAGAGGCGAAAGAAACGCTTCGACTT belongs to Nitrososphaerota archaeon and includes:
- a CDS encoding type II toxin-antitoxin system VapC family toxin, with product MHAIDESAEYHEECLNAVTQAAKGEISAATSLKTLEEVFFILSKLTSISTALRAILDYLKMTKIRKYEVDLTIFEKALELIEITPIKRPKDAINVATMLKHRIPKIISEDKEYDKVF
- the hypF gene encoding carbamoyltransferase HypF, translating into MPRLRILIKGVVQGVGFRPFVYRAASERGLKGYVKNLGDGTVEVVVEGGDGAVNSFLDDLQHKRPPLSKIYELKVFEEESNTPLTGFTILESSRAGFESGSIIPADVSICDSCLQELYDPNNRRFRYFFITCTDCGPRFTTIEAMPYDRPNTTMSDFPMCEECRREYTDPTNRRFHAQTIACSICGPQVYLVDRSGEFVDCRDPIEEAAKLIDEGKIVSVKGNGGFHLASATTNSEPILRLRRSKHRAQKPFAIMAKSLDVVKTFAVVSKKEEELLTSHIKPIVLLRKSDSYYLSEEIAPGLHNIGTMLPYTALHSLLLNATKEPALVMTSANPSGEPIIVDNEEAVERLKGDVDYHLLHNRRIAHRCDDSVVKVIEEQPSLIRRSRGYAPEPVELRFQPKESVLGLGGELNVASCVNVAHRAYLTQHIGDIEHHSTYLFLKEAVNHLTKLVRAEIGKVACDLHPAYLTTRLAEELVKERGLPLIRVQHHHAHIASVMAEYGLEEAVGISVDGAGYGADGTIWGGEVLYCTYANYRRLAHLQLHPLPGGDLATKYPIRVAAAILLHSNHHEAWLRSVADKLPYGVKEAEVILRMLEQKHMPMTSSCGRVLDSVAAILGICYERTYEGEPAMKLEAAAVGGCDVLKMEPLITSNILQTSNMVEAVLDNIGRYRVKDLAYSAEEYLAKGLAYLAVEAAEELGVKSIALSGGVAYNQHITTTIKKIVNKTQHRLYTNVLVPPGDGGLSLGQVAVACHI
- a CDS encoding AbrB/MazE/SpoVT family DNA-binding domain-containing protein; this encodes MLPKELREAYEISEGDEAIIMVEGERLTLHIHKVPEDPIQDLRELSETVSLGLSAEELKKRGDEERLKHLLNRDNS
- a CDS encoding ATP-grasp domain-containing protein; protein product: MDVGVVEYLSAYAPHLDDELLLEGYAMLKSAIEDFATLGASVKTILDRRLKPEFLSAEVVWCSDESEFERGLASLSESVDHLLLIAPEHILPTLLEELDSPKLLNSTPDSIREVSDKCKLAKRLAQIDVDAPESRCFEAGVDTEALRSASREIGYPIAIKPTMAAGCEGLSVVYGEEGLEAAYAKACQRDPRGSVIIQKWYEGVPASVSLIVSERNIQPLSLNRQIVKIGALQENSAYLGGIVPLPHHLSKEALTAASKAVAAFHGLKGYVGVDLVLTDRKPIVLEINPRLTVSYLGLCRVLEGGVARTMVNEAPTKTDQKPVFKGFASFIKASLPTSAKVEGAEVIRSPIRGGSERCFILVQGVSYLDSLSRLKGVVSGCSAEVDVDLADLGA
- a CDS encoding HypC/HybG/HupF family hydrogenase formation chaperone, with the protein product MCLAVPGKVLSKEGTHAKVDFGGGIVRDVNISLVDVEVGQYVVVHAGFAIQVMNEEEAKETLRLWQEIFELEQEGAGAVDV
- a CDS encoding helix-turn-helix domain-containing protein, which codes for MQSDEITLRIAGSIVMSENPAATLKSWRQRLNIRQAALAKKMGVSPSVLSDYENGRRPSPGIAFVRRYVQALVELANVTRNIDLLNQQVLSSELEPILVLGEYAAPVKASEVVEALKAEVLTGSEMLDWSICGYTVLDSIRTIYALSGFGFYRIFGSTTERVLVFTKVGLGRSPLVAIRVSQLKPRMVILHGPKVVDPLAIELAKRERIILGLARNIGESEIASKLQELDKTKPI
- a CDS encoding ATP-binding protein — protein: MKVVEKNGGEIHIISRRPVDVQIGDFLVIWDSLRRSSLIVQVIEETYLNVEGALLEAIREEVLEADVQVDEEPSSFTSLSNTVRDLILLRCKIRGSVRSGCYMPGIEHLPSRVSSRVEPIPVNRLLESIHQSSSRLVYLGRAGQQSPFSIPLESLDGALTIITGKKGSGKSHLAKLLIRELIQNHAKVVVLDINDEYKGIGYHRDGTPSPICDRVLRLEPSKNLRFTLDYIGKKGISDILCHALDLPTTSLREFLRIWDELADYGRLTLTDLIETTLNRRGNEHVKEALISRLLTLASSNLITEEQELASTFEDLFSTIDEGGALIIALNRSTQILRRIVVEFILSKLTHLLELGKISPCFLFAEEAHLYLRETYWEDIVTRMRHLGLFTTLITNQPDAIKDCVYRQVDNIFIFNFSSEKDLEAIARVSMIDGDTLKAIVKYIPPRFCLAVGRLTGNLPVLFNCAEADMLTYGETKLFFPTLTLKQRSSTEI
- a CDS encoding DNA double-strand break repair nuclease NurA yields the protein MNNQLNLTSTTLLKDLNTLLDELIASIGGNLAEQEAELERNIQPVRIPKQGTPQKVASLDSTCITLANTIDSLTLAARATIVTNLENRAYSCVRSSPIVREFSNLESSSFLLTQERAESILRSALELCLVKRLVEERQIHMIFVDGVLDEPMGSPFREFKRRLIAEALAANIDLVGFSKESRLTSILALLSQAYNIPEDPWFAYVSPLSLVCGGDGSGVYVARLAEMALTIRVDLVSRRFAEDVFADLLVSDNHYRGYPESLRLAHHLTVFTGLEALTLKAATKKVESPLIELGGRRALLLGSIKPR
- a CDS encoding H4MPT-linked C1 transfer pathway protein, with translation MTLLILALDVGGVNIKAAVIKIGEPHRLLGFCTHYFPIWKVGKEKLCDALNQVDKTLGLDCDAVALTMTAELSDAYQTKREGVEHIVDVVQKIYRGKPIYVLSTSGSFFDAETSIKAPLEVAGANWVATAWLAGTLLNSCIMIDVGSTTTDIIPVLKGRVAAKGRTDLERLQSGELVYTGALRTNLAALTRRVPVNGVLTPVSAEYFASTGDVHLILKHISEDEFTVETADGRGRSIGEAYARLARIVCADVEMLSREALDKIARYLYKVQLKQIVGALNKVLTRLEEKGVKVESCLTFGIGRRFLAKPAAAKLGLRAFELSDLTTLKPSIPETAAALGWLLASKLGGEAELCM